In Phocoena phocoena chromosome 3, mPhoPho1.1, whole genome shotgun sequence, a single window of DNA contains:
- the CREB3L3 gene encoding cyclic AMP-responsive element-binding protein 3-like protein 3, whose translation MNGDLAVGKMASSTSLTCPTDSLELLDLLFDRQDGILRHIELGEDWGHVEDQVLPGPNSDDFLNSILGSGESVPSSPSWSPAASDSGISEDLPSDPQDTPPHSGVAATQASCHSAESGKGPCPSYHTGPACPTRNLGPVAQGLEASVAIDLEMWSPGLYAGEQAELANSPPHCNLTVKDLLLSGSGGDLQQHHLAAPNLLRLGTEHSQELVLTEDEKKLLAKEGITLPTQLPLTKYEERVLKKIRRKIRNKQSAQESRKKKKEYIDGLETRMSACTAQNQELQRKVLHLEKQNLSLLEQLKKLQAIVVQSTSKSAQTGTCIAVLLFSFALIILPSISPFTSNKAESPGDFVPVRVFSRTLHNDAASRVAPNTVPGSETPGHGPKAGTLQEGSPSSPQGEWGSRDPPAPDNSTEDLDNGTLVQGNSMKELDRAALLDCARPEQALGPGRVGLEVAVGEL comes from the exons ATGAATGGGGATTTAGCAGTTGGAAAG ATGGCTTCCTCCACCAGTCTCACGTGCCCTACCGACAGCCTGGAACTCTTGGATCTCCTGTTTGACCGGCAAGACGGCATCCTGAGACACATAGAGCTGGGCGAGGACTGGGGCCACGTTGAGGACCAG GTCCTGCCAGGCCCGAACTCTGATGATTTCCTCAACTCCATCCTGGGTTCTGGAGAATCAGTGCCCAGCTCCCCGAGCTGGTCTCCTGCGGCCAGTGACAGTGGCATCTCAGAAGATCTGCCCTCCGACCCCCAGGACACCCCTCCACACAGTGGGGTGGCTGCCACCCAGGCCAGCTGCCATAGCGCAGAGTCTGGCAAGGGGCCCTGCCCCTCCTACCATACtggccctgcctgccccaccAGGAACCTTGGGCCAGTGGCCCAAGGGCTTGAGGCTTCCGTTGCTATAGACCTGG AAATGTGGAGCCCAGGCCTGTACGCCGGGGAGCAGGCTGAGCTGGCCAACTCACCCCCACACTGCAACCTCACAGTGAAAGACCTCCTCCTCTCTGGCAGTGGCGGGGACTTG CAG CAACATCACCTGGCAGCCCCCAACCTGTTGCGCCTTGGGACCGAGCACAGCCAGGAGCTGGTGCTGACAGAGGACGAGAAGAAGCTGTTGGCCAAAGAAGGCATCACCCTGCCCACCCAGCTTCCCCTCACCAAG TATGAGGAGCGAGTGCTGAAGAAAATCCGCCGGAAAATTCGGAACAAACAGTCAGCCCAAGAAAGccggaaaaagaagaaggaatatATTGATGGCCTGGAAACTCG GATGTCAGCCTGCACTGCCCAGAACCAGGAACTTCAGAGGAAGGTCTTGCATCTTGAGAAGCAGAACCT GTCCCTCTTGGAGCAGCTGAAGAAACTCCAGGCCATCGTGGTCCAGTCCACCAGCAAGTCGGCTCAGACGGGCACCTGCATAGCG gtCCTGCTCTTCTCCTTCGCCCTCATCATCCTCCCCTCCATCAGCCCTTTCACCTCCAACAAAGCTGAGAGCCCCGGAGACTTCGTGCCTGTACGAG TTTTCTCCAGAACTTTGCACAATGATGCTGCATCCCGTGTGGCTCCCAACACCGTGCCAGGCTCCGAAACCCCAGGACATGGGCCCAAGGCTGGCACACTTCAGGAAGGGTCTCCAAGCAGCCCTCAGGGGGAATGGGGATCCCGGGACCCGCCGGCTCCGGACAACTCGACGGAGGATCTGGACAATGGGACCCTGGTCCAGGGCAACTCCATGAAGGAGCTGGACCGGGCCGCCCTCCTAGACTGTGCCCGGCCTGAACAAGCACTTGGCCCAGGGCGCGTGGGGCTGGAGGTAGCAGTGGGGGAGCTGTGA